A window of Megachile rotundata isolate GNS110a chromosome 11, iyMegRotu1, whole genome shotgun sequence genomic DNA:
ttttaataatcaataGATGTTATATAACTATCTTtcatcatattttttttattttttgcagAGTACAAAATATTCTGAACCAGTATGCAGAACAATTTCAACGATATTAAGTTCTATGATAGCATATAATATGGATTTTGTATATTTACCAATTGGAGGATTATTTTTCCAAGTCTGTGCTCATTGGTCAAGCTCTTCAAGAAAACGAAATTCTGATACATTTCTTATATTCTTTtggatttgtatgattgtacttttacCTTTTAAAGATGCAAAATTGATTAAAACAGATTTACAGAATGCATGGTTTTCTCTTGAATACATAACAAGTTATCATATGGTATGCTAAACATTTAAATACAATACATAGtactgaaatttatatttcaacacATACCATATTAGATTAGTAATTTCCAATTATTCTTTTCTAGATAATGTTATTTATCTTGGCTATAGGCTTTACCAATATTAAGCCTAAATCTCAtaaaagtacaataaataaaaatatgtcatTCAAAAAAATTGAATCTTCCACAAAGGATACAACACTGCCTGATTTATACACAAATGTTTTAAATGaacataattttaattctaaagCTGCCAatgatttaaataaaacaattactAATGAATCATTGTTCTCATCAAATACAACAAAACAAACGCCTTTTTACACTGAAAATTCAGTGAACTCAAAAGTTACATCTTTTCAAACTCCATTGTAAGTAATACAgttttaactaattttaaatataatataaaaacaatgaATTAAATTAGCATATTATCTTACAGTCAAAATCACGAATCACAGTTATCATCTGCCAAGGACAGTAATGCAATATTTAATTCCgtactttcaaataaaaaaagtgtGATAGAAAACTTTTCACTGAACGATAGTCTGAGCACATTAAGTATGTTATCGTTAAGTGAAGATAAACctaaatatacaattaaagCACCCAAGATTTTTGAAAAGAAAGTGTATGGTACAAACAGTCTTGAACTCTTCAGAAAGGCTAATAAAAGGAACATTTTATCGCCACcgaaattaaaatcatttacGCAAACATCATGGGTAGCTGGTGGTTATTGGCAGGAAGATATTGATGTGCCACCATTGTCTAGATCATCCAGTCAAAGCTCTGGCTTTGGCTCTACGTGTTCTAATTTCGCTCCATCCAGAGAACCGTCTGTACATGAATTCGATCAGTGTTCAGTTATGTCAGATGTAACGCAATCTTGTTCTACTTTGAGACAAAATAATATTCATCCTGTTGGATCTTTTAATCAACAGAATGCATACTTCTCATTTCCAGAACCAAAAAGTTTAGTTAGTAATCAAACAATGAGATGTGCGTCGCCGAATTTTTATGCATCACAGTCATTTTTACTGCCCGAGGcttataaaaagaataattcaGTTTTTATCGATCAATCATTACAAGGACAAAACGTGAACGTAAGTGATATCAAAAATCCTTCTGAAATTCAAATGTTTCCTAGTCATACCACTATCGTAACAAGTCCTGTTTGGTTGCCGGCTCTTTTATGTGGTTCACTTGTACTAAATATAGTGGTATTGTGTACTACTTTGTTACGTTGAACAGGGTACAAATCATACTTTTTTCCGTTATTCTTCCTTAATTCATATTTGCCGTGTATACGTATTTTAGTTATCAATCAAATATTACATTGATTACCGTTTtagtgaataattattttttaataattagtaattaattagtGAAATGGAAATATTTCACTCTGTTAACGAATAGATGCTGTATACTGCCAGTGTAAAGTTTTCTATTAtcacaaatttttgttaatattcatttatttgctGTAAGTCATTGTAAgtagatattatttttttatttgtatttgtataaaatataaagtttttGACAATAATCCGAGTATTAAGTTAaacgtaaaataatgaaaaatgaaatattgattTGACGAAACATTTGTATGACATTCGAAATTGTCGAACTTGtgataaaaaaaatgttctcCGTGTGTGTTCATTAGTAAGATATATACATAGtccacaaatttaagaattaagatTTAAGAAGATAATATGAAATTATGTTCTTTATATTAATGATTCTCcactttttatgtaattttaatattacatatacacATTAAAGACTAAtactatttttcaaattctcatgacGCACCacaatatattaatacataGCTTTATAATCGTGTTggaataatattgttattgtaatatatgttgactttgtttttgtaaattttggtatttgcagTCTTGTACTGTTTTAtgtgaaaataaaaacaattttgtttttaaatcatTCATTCAGATTTAATATGTTCTaagtttttattacaatttttaataatgtgtACAATAAAGTTTTCAAGtatgtatttaatacatttttaatgacaatgaaaattaaattcttctcaataattctataattaaagCAACCGCAGGCGGTAAAAGTACAAGTTAGCAATACCATTAAAAAGAAACACCATCAGAATACAAATTTTGCGatgattttgaaactttagtaAAAATAATCTTAAACTTTTAAGTCTAATTGTACTACGTTTATAACTCTGTGCCTCCATATAACTAttgctttcttttttttcaattttgactCATAAGACTGctaataaattgcaatttttaatgcaTTTGAAACAAGtactaaaaaatacatactgttccacaattttttatatatgtatgaattacaaaattcctagcATTCTACATATTTGTAAGTACATATAGCATGTTTATTATGTTACAacataatgttaaaataatttaataaatattataatatcttTACCTgggatattaaatttatatttaaatttatgttgATTTTTAATGTTGAATTTATATTAGAAATAAGCAGTGCTTTGCCTTTGGTAATTTACGTTCAAGGTGTTTAAGATCTGGTACATTAAAATCCACTACACGTCTGCGGaatctttataaaaattaaatttagtaattatagagaattacaaaatgatttttaaaaaataattaccgTTTTATATATTAACTTACTTAATGTTTGGTTCGGTATCTATTGGTTTCAGTCTTCCAACTTCCTCTGTGTAAGTAGTGCCCCATCGACATTTGGCTATTCCTtcttccgaattcctatatATTTCTTCTTCCATCATATCTTTTAACCCAAAGTTTGTCAGTGTACCAAAACTTTTTGTCAAATCTAATTCAGGTATCCATTTTCGTTGTCTTCAagtgtacaaattttatatcaCTTTACCACTGCGTTGCTCACAGAAATATTTAATTGGTACATAGAGAAAATGTACCTTGCATTATAAGATCTAATTCTAGGTTCTTGAAGATCTTTtggtaaaatattataacataaatCATAAGTTGTTGTCATGTTGTCTCTATACTCCTTTCTATGATTTAGTAATATTTCTTGAGCTAAACCCTTATTATAAAgtgatatttaaaaacattgttGTTTAACAGAATTACACTTGTTGAATACTATTTAGTTTAGTTGAAtgctatttagttatgttaaattatatccATAAAGTGTCTTCTGTACCTCAAGTTTCAGTTTGTTATCCCACTTTGCATTCTGATTTTTTTCCCAAGTTTTATTAATATGAGCTTTATAATCTATGTCATACGTTGTTTTCCAATTATCAGATTGAGGTACATGTTCTGCTCTGCGCTCATACCAGTTGCCCACTAATGTTTTTGGCGTGTACTTTGGTTCACTTAATACTGGTGCTCGATCAAGTTTACTCTTTGGAAATAATTTGTTTCGTACATCTGTTAACGATGAGCTCCCTACACATGGCTGTTTTAAATTCCAGTTCATAGCATCCATCTTTAAATGGTACAATAACAAGcaaatgaatgaaataaatatttagtttaTTGTAACACCGAACTAAGATGTAAATcatcatatatatatttacacggataacaatattataaaatcactAAGGATAGTTAAATATTCATTGTTTTGACTATCAAATAAATGCAAATATTAcagataatataaattattttattattaaataaatatgctATCTAAGaattagtatttaaaatttaaatagtatTTCACTCAAAAATGTTCTTAATGCAGACATTGACTTGATTTTATTAATCAAGCGGTAAttaataagaatgataatagtacatttcttagaagcaattttaattaaatgagaGTTTATGATTATGTAGTACCTTGTAGTTACAGCCTCTGTAAATTCTGCATATAAATTTACCACCTAATTCTAAgaaaatttcttgaaattcCTACTTCATTCTACTTTCTGCTGCAGATGAGGTAGACCTGAACAAGATCAAGAATTTCAAATGATATTATATCTAGACAAGGCATGCAGTAAAAGAGAATTTATTACTTGCATTGGCATTTTTATATAGTAAATCTACTTTAATACTTAAAGACTTTGCTATGCACCATCGAGCTTCAGTATAATTTCTTTCTAAAGTGTCTGCGATTTCATATGATGTGGAAATTGATTAAATCAACGCATGTAATGagattatacaataattttttgaaGCATAGTGTAACAAAGCACATGATATTAAGCTACATGAATTTGTCGCACTTTCTCTGTACATTTTCTTCGGTATGTTTCTAAAACAATGAAACGAATATCTACATCTGTCAACTTATTTATTTCCTTCACATCCGCATATTTCGTACAGTTTACAAAAAAACGGCAGCGGTTATAGATCAACCTCGTTTTTAACAGTAATTCTTGTTTTCTTGTGTGAATATACCATTACAAGTCAActactttttctttttgttataattttaaacacATTCAACatattaagaaaataataataactctGGTATTCTTTCTGTTCTTTTTTTATGCGTATATCGAGAATTTTCGATTAGAAAGATCTTTCCTGACAAGCATCTCACTttttacgtatttttttatacaataaaattcgGGGAATTCTTTAAGCTCCATTATTTGTTTCAGTTacacaaattatataaattatgaagtaaaaaaataacaaatattatctaacagaaaaaaatattgcattaatttgaataactttaatattttaaacgtgACAAAAACATCATTTTAGATTTTGTTTTGTATTAAGAAATGAATGTCTTTATAAtacactataaaaataaatgttatgcAGTAAGGAAAAGTAGTAGATGCCCAAAATTCATAACTGAAAAATTAGCTAGTATTTTACTttacaatgaaataatttaagaaaatattgaaTCACGTTCGAAGTTCAGCAGATACATTGATACCTTATTTGCACGATAGAATGTAAAATACATAATCGCatgataatattttgaaaattgttaaggCTTTGAAATGCTAATATTAAGTGTGTTTTGCGATAAATACATGTACTTGTAGCCTTTTTACGAACAGGGCATTTTTGCAAAGATAGATTTGTCAATTTGCCAAAGTAATGTAATGGGGTACgattatatttacatacattGGACAAGAATATTTCGATAATAATTGCACTCATTATGCACCACGCACTTGTCTTTGCATATCAGCAAACACAATTTCACCCTCGATATCACAAAAGTTAAAAAACGGAAGATGACAAAAATGATCTCACATGGAAATATGATTTCTGTCCGTTGTTCATAACAACGTGAAAGAGAATGATTTATAAAGAAAATGTTAATTCTTTTTGCCTACATACCATAAACGATCTGAGCGTAACAAGATTCCGGCGTATCACAAACAAACAGGTATTTTGTTGCGCACAGTTTACGAAAACTAtatcttaaattataataatatttagaatTCTCCTGCTCTAGACAATACATCAAGTACGTGTGGCTCATAAATTTCTAAGAGAACCGTGTATAAAATAATCACGAAAATAGATGTAAAAAGTATACGTCGAGAAGCATTAATCATTGACAAATATAATTAAGGATTAgaattacttaaaaaaatatgtatacgtTATTATTCAACAATTACACTGGAAGgacaaaaaagaaaatgtgtGCATGAGTCAATTTTCAGTGGCCTGCAACAGGTTTTAGGAACTTAAGCAGACCTGTGCAATAGCTCTCAATTAGACGTACGATATACATCTAGGTAACTTTTGAGCGTAAGCTCATCATGAAGAAATTGTAAACTGACTAAAACGAGAAAAGAAACTTACTGCAGACCAACTTTTGTCGGTCTGTAAACTGTAAGTGTAGTATAAAAGCCTCTGATATAAACAAGAAAAAgcgataataaattaatttaaattagatgATTGTATAAAGATTGATGCAATGAAAACTAtactatataattaataaaataaacgtgAAGGAAGATAGGGATGAAATTGTTCTGTCGTAAACGTTCTCTCATAAAGCCATTGGTTCCTGGACCTTCATAATTACCAGAACAGCCAACAAACTTAATTCTTGATTAAGCGGGCTTTCTAAACAGGTCCGAATAAAGTCTGTTGTCACAAATTTGTTAATAGCGATGGAGAGAATTCTTACAATTATAAATACTTATAAGCCACGATCATtcctacaattttttttttcaaagccGCATGTCCAATCGCATTTTATGTTAGCGATACCTACCAAATCTTAATATATTACTGCCTCGTTTGTTCGCAAATTTAATGTCGATAGCAGATTTACTATGGACAAGTCAAACGAATCGTCTTTAGTCACTTTcgggaatttattatttttattctgcaaTAAATATAACCTGtttgtttttttaaaaagtttttaaacaTTTGATACATAGAACATAATATACAAACTTTCGACTTGAAATAAATAGTACATCATTATTACGAGAGGCCTTTGCATGATTATTTGATAGACATTCACCTTTATTTATCGTGcatgatattaaattaaataatttataaaaattaactatTTACAAATCGATAGGACATGCAGCATTAATTTCATAACTTAATGCACTTATTTGAATATACCTAAGCACATGCTTGATTCGAGACAAATAAAAAGAACTGGCGGTGCTCCTTGCGGATATATTACGTCTATTACCCTTACTAtataattgtaacatttatgtGTATCCACTATAAATTAAAGTCCCTGGAACTCTTTTGTTTTTATCGATGAAAGCGTTCTTGCATTCGTTTTCTGTAAAAGTGAAGGTTTTGGCATTATGCTCACGATCACGGTACGTTGTTACCCATATCTGAATAGAAAcatgaaaaaaaataaacaaatatcaaaactgagttaacaaaaatattaattaactaaaaattAGTTATATAAGTAATAGTTttattcagttaaaaaatatatgtataaataaaaattgtctaaTAATTTCTAATCAATTAGATATATTATACATGAAGTTGTTCGATTTTGTTAACCATTATAGATGGATAGGAGATGTAGAgagtgagtgagtgagtgaACGAGGGGAACTGCAAGTAAACGGCGAAAATGACGTTTTAAAGTAAAATGTGGTGCATGTATGTGAAAACAGTGAAGAAGCGATCGCCAACGAACGAAAAAGCTAATAGAAGTCCTTTCTTCCTACATTTATGCATTAAAATGTTGGTCTAAGGCCATATAGTGACTCTACAACAAACacttgaaattgtgaaatacaatgtcatttcataaaaatcgaacAAATTCACTATCTTATAGTTAgaagataaatttataaaataagtaaTTATCTACAAATTAATTACTTACCACGATTTACTGTTTTAATAGCGTTAAGATTAGTTAAATGGTGTTGACCAGCTCTGATTGGTTTAGCAATCTGTGCACTAGGTCCACGACGGGCCAAATTCTTTTGTCTAACTGCTTCTTTAAttctatctacctcatactgGTAGCGTTTGCGATCTCGCATTGCACCTTCTTTGGCATCTCGCAATGCTGTTTCAAGAGCTTTCACACGCTCCACTGTTGCTCGTAATCTCTTTTCAAGTTTAGGTAATTCGCATCGGAGATCAGCATTATCCCTCACTAGTTGTTTGTGAACCTATAAAGACACACAAATGTTAAGAATAAAAAGAACATACGATGACAATTTATAACATACCTTTGTAAGCTGATCCAAGTTATTTTCGAGGAAGGAAATCTTTTGTTTTTGTGTAAGTGATCCACCATCATCTTCGTTATCTTCCGCATTCATAGTCTTCTTTATTCTAGTCTGGAGATCTTGGACGAACAATTTACGTAAATTGTGCAATGTTTGAAGTTCTTTGGCTACTGTTTCTTCTAGACCTTTGAGGTCTTTTCGAgcctataaaaaataaagtagttAATACAATTTCCGGTTGTCCATTACATGTCAcgatcaaattttcacatacttGTTCACGGCGTTCGTTAAGTAAAATAAGTTCTTGAAGTTTCACAGATTTGTTTGCTTCTTCTTGTTTCAATCGTTCGTAATCGGCTTGCATTTGTTGATGCGCTAATGTGAACTTCTGATTCAAGTCTTTAAGTTCGCTAATCAACTCTTGTTTCTCAGATAACTCATCTCTGAGCGCAGCAAcctgttataatatttaaacattagcAATACCACATACAACCTTGATCTGATAagttaattacatattttataaaatagaaacCTGTTTCTGGTGAGCATCTCGTAACTGATCCATTTGTTCCTCCAATGCTACTCTCATTTTCGTTGCTGCTTCTTTCTCTTCTGCCTTTTCTTTGTTTGTAACTGCTTGTACCTGTTCTGCAGCCTTTAACTTGGCACATTCCTCGCGCAAAGCGTCAACATCTTCTTCTAAAGCACGTTTACGTGCTTCAGCTACTTTCATTGATTCTGTTAGTGTTTGCATGCGAGCTTCGTGTTGCGAAATTAATAAACGACATTCGGCCAGATCTTTTTCATATTCAGCAACCTAAAATTTATGAATGAGTATCATAACGTGTAAACTGAAAAGCAATTAATTCAAAGAGTACGAAATCGAACGCTTACTTTCTTGTTACAGTCTACTTGGAAACTTTCTAATCCTTGGCAACGTTGTACTAAATTCTTCACCTCTGATTTCATTTTGCTAATGAAAAGTCGTGCTACCGTAAATTCTTCTTCGAGTTTACCATTACTTTCTTGCGCAACCTAcgaaatataattgtttaaatattttcagttaCACAAACATCGTAGGGATATCTCAAATGATTCATTTACCTTCAAGTTTTCTTCGCCGCCAATAGCTACTCCAATTTCACCCAGATCTTTTAAGAAGTTCGCTAACATTTCGGCAATACGTTTTCTTTGATGAGCAGACATGTCACGTAATTGCTGTAATTCTGACCAAGTACTATTCAATGCTGCTTGTTTCGTTGAAAGTTCTTCTGTCAAGGATTCCAACTCTTTGTTCTTTATTTCAACCTGTAAGAATATACAGGTGATATAACAGTTTCTTTTAAGGTCTTTAAATACAAAGAACATAATACATTGTTAATGATTACCTCCTGAGATTTCTGATCGTAATTAACTGCTAACTCCTCCAGTGCTTGTAAAACTTCCTTCACTTCTTCTTTAGCATTTTCATGCTCTTGTTGTATTCGATTCATTTCTTGTTGGAGCTTCTCGTATTCGCGTCTTGCAGTAGCA
This region includes:
- the LOC100879812 gene encoding uncharacterized protein LOC100879812 isoform X3, with the translated sequence MEFDLWFNFVPIFSVILLTVVTIITVVQKLKLRWPVQVNCWFCNTNTKIWRQQLNWWMCPHCEQYNGFSKNGDYAYNIPEQYKTSANENKRYCTVRQDTLANKVANNDLCAQCNIKETLKISKLSKYVPTSERNYEYEIKQFKDSLEQQYPLCANCKITVHNVLRKQALWLAEYKMLFFKKKPFNVIINSTKYSEPVCRTISTILSSMIAYNMDFVYLPIGGLFFQVCAHWSSSSRKRNSDTFLIFFWICMIVLLPFKDAKLIKTDLQNAWFSLEYITSYHMIMLFILAIGFTNIKPKSHKSTINKNMSFKKIESSTKDTTLPDLYTNVLNEHNFNSKAANDLNKTITNESLFSSNTTKQTPFYTENSVNSKVTSFQTPFQNHESQLSSAKDSNAIFNSVLSNKKSVIENFSLNDSLSTLSMLSLSEDKPKYTIKAPKIFEKKVYGTNSLELFRKANKRNILSPPKLKSFTQTSWVAGGYWQEDIDVPPLSRSSSQSSGFGSTCSNFAPSREPSVHEFDQCSVMSDVTQSCSTLRQNNIHPVGSFNQQNAYFSFPEPKSLVSNQTMRCASPNFYASQSFLLPEAYKKNNSVFIDQSLQGQNVNVSDIKNPSEIQMFPSHTTIVTSPVWLPALLCGSLVLNIVVLCTTLLR
- the LOC100879812 gene encoding uncharacterized protein LOC100879812 isoform X4, which codes for MEFDLWFNFVPIFSVILLTVVTIITVVQKLKLRWPVQVNCWFCNTNTKIWRQQLNWWMCPHCEQYNGFSKNGDYAYNIPEQYKTSANENKRYCTVRQDTLANKVANNDLCAQCNIKETLKISKLSKYVPTSERNYEYEIKQFKDSLEQQYPLCANCKITVHNVLRKQALWLAEYKMLFFKKKPFNVIINSTKYSEPVCRTISTILSSMIAYNMDFVYLPIGGLFFQVCAHWSSSSRKRNSDTFLIFFWICMIVLLPFKDAKLIKTDLQNAWFSLEYITSYHMIMLFILAIGFTNIKPKSHKSTINKNMSFKKIESSTKDTTLPDLYTNVLNEHNFNSKAANDLNKTITNESLFSSNTTKQTPFYTENSVNSKVTSFQTPFQNHESQLSSAKDSNAIFNSVLSNKKSVIENFSLNDSLSTLSMLSLSEDKPKYTIKAPKIFEKKVYGTNSLELFRKANKRNILSPPKLKSFTQTSWVAGGYWQEDIDVPPLSRSSSQSSGFGSTCSNFAPSREPSVHEFDQCSVMSDVTQSCSTLRQNNIHPVGSFNQQNAYFSFPEPKSLVSNQTMRCASPNFYASQSFLLPEAYKKNNSVFIDQSLQGQNVNMR
- the LOC100879812 gene encoding uncharacterized protein LOC100879812 isoform X2; translated protein: MEFDLWFNFVPIFSVILLTVVTIITVVQKLKLRWPVQVNCWFCNTNTKIWRQQLNWWMCPHCEQYNGFSKNGDYAYNIPEQYKTSANENKRYCTVRQDTLANKVANNDLCAQCNIKETLKISKLSKYVPTSERNYEYEIKQFKDSLEQQYPLCANCKITVHNVLRKQALWLAEYKMLFFKKKPFNSTKYSEPVCRTISTILSSMIAYNMDFVYLPIGGLFFQVCAHWSSSSRKRNSDTFLIFFWICMIVLLPFKDAKLIKTDLQNAWFSLEYITSYHMIMLFILAIGFTNIKPKSHKSTINKNMSFKKIESSTKDTTLPDLYTNVLNEHNFNSKAANDLNKTITNESLFSSNTTKQTPFYTENSVNSKVTSFQTPFQNHESQLSSAKDSNAIFNSVLSNKKSVIENFSLNDSLSTLSMLSLSEDKPKYTIKAPKIFEKKVYGTNSLELFRKANKRNILSPPKLKSFTQTSWVAGGYWQEDIDVPPLSRSSSQSSGFGSTCSNFAPSREPSVHEFDQCSVMSDVTQSCSTLRQNNIHPVGSFNQQNAYFSFPEPKSLVSNQTMRCASPNFYASQSFLLPEAYKKNNSVFIDQSLQGQNVNIEVHVLLCAHTSCPLMFLACTLVHLILVLDQVYSLEIICFVHLLTMSSLHMAVLNSSS
- the LOC100879812 gene encoding uncharacterized protein LOC100879812 isoform X1 — protein: MEFDLWFNFVPIFSVILLTVVTIITVVQKLKLRWPVQVNCWFCNTNTKIWRQQLNWWMCPHCEQYNGFSKNGDYAYNIPEQYKTSANENKRYCTVRQDTLANKVANNDLCAQCNIKETLKISKLSKYVPTSERNYEYEIKQFKDSLEQQYPLCANCKITVHNVLRKQALWLAEYKMLFFKKKPFNVIINSTKYSEPVCRTISTILSSMIAYNMDFVYLPIGGLFFQVCAHWSSSSRKRNSDTFLIFFWICMIVLLPFKDAKLIKTDLQNAWFSLEYITSYHMIMLFILAIGFTNIKPKSHKSTINKNMSFKKIESSTKDTTLPDLYTNVLNEHNFNSKAANDLNKTITNESLFSSNTTKQTPFYTENSVNSKVTSFQTPFQNHESQLSSAKDSNAIFNSVLSNKKSVIENFSLNDSLSTLSMLSLSEDKPKYTIKAPKIFEKKVYGTNSLELFRKANKRNILSPPKLKSFTQTSWVAGGYWQEDIDVPPLSRSSSQSSGFGSTCSNFAPSREPSVHEFDQCSVMSDVTQSCSTLRQNNIHPVGSFNQQNAYFSFPEPKSLVSNQTMRCASPNFYASQSFLLPEAYKKNNSVFIDQSLQGQNVNIEVHVLLCAHTSCPLMFLACTLVHLILVLDQVYSLEIICFVHLLTMSSLHMAVLNSSS
- the LOC100879922 gene encoding uncharacterized protein LOC100879922, with protein sequence MTTTYDLCYNILPKDLQEPRIRSYNARQRKWIPELDLTKSFGTLTNFGLKDMMEEEIYRNSEEGIAKCRWGTTYTEEVGRLKPIDTEPNIKFRRRVVDFNVPDLKHLERKLPKAKHCLFLI
- the Khc gene encoding kinesin heavy chain, with the protein product MAMETPREREIPAEDSIKVVCRFRPLNDSEEKAGSKFIVKFPSGGEENCISIGGKVYLFDKVFKPNATQDKVYNEAARSIVTDVLAGYNGTIFAYGQTSSGKTHTMEGVIGDPNKQGIIPRIVNDIFNHIYGMEENLEFHIKVSYFEIYMDKIRDLLDVSKVNLSVHEDKNRVPFVKGATERFVSSPEEVFEVIEEGKSNRHIAVTNMNEHSSRSHSVFLINVKQENLENQKKLSGKLYLVDLAGSEKVSKTGAEGTVLDEAKNINKSLSALGNVISALADGNKTHIPYRDSKLTRILQESLGGNARTTIIICCSPASFNESETKSTLDFGKRAKTIKNVVCVNEELTAEEWKRRYEREKEKAARLKGKVEKLEAELSRWRQGETVKPEEQVSLVEGPDVTTPINMSIEGKLDDGPMPATPGGSLLAGSLSNEERQKLEEERERLYQQLDDKDEEINQQSQYVENLKEQIDEQAELIATARREYEKLQQEMNRIQQEHENAKEEVKEVLQALEELAVNYDQKSQEVEIKNKELESLTEELSTKQAALNSTWSELQQLRDMSAHQRKRIAEMLANFLKDLGEIGVAIGGEENLKVAQESNGKLEEEFTVARLFISKMKSEVKNLVQRCQGLESFQVDCNKKVAEYEKDLAECRLLISQHEARMQTLTESMKVAEARKRALEEDVDALREECAKLKAAEQVQAVTNKEKAEEKEAATKMRVALEEQMDQLRDAHQKQVAALRDELSEKQELISELKDLNQKFTLAHQQMQADYERLKQEEANKSVKLQELILLNERREQARKDLKGLEETVAKELQTLHNLRKLFVQDLQTRIKKTMNAEDNEDDGGSLTQKQKISFLENNLDQLTKVHKQLVRDNADLRCELPKLEKRLRATVERVKALETALRDAKEGAMRDRKRYQYEVDRIKEAVRQKNLARRGPSAQIAKPIRAGQHHLTNLNAIKTVNRENECKNAFIDKNKRVPGTLIYSGYT